Proteins encoded within one genomic window of Dyadobacter chenhuakuii:
- a CDS encoding nucleoside deaminase, whose amino-acid sequence MTEAMRQAEKAYEEGEIPVGAVVVIGERIIGKGYNQTEKLHDVTAHAEMIAITAASDNLGSKYLQDCTLYVTLEPCVMCAGALYWTQMNRVVFGAADEKRGFSRLGKAILHPKTTLTTGILATESQELLLKFFKRLRT is encoded by the coding sequence ATGACTGAAGCCATGCGGCAAGCTGAAAAAGCGTACGAAGAAGGTGAAATTCCCGTCGGCGCGGTCGTTGTGATTGGCGAGCGGATTATTGGGAAGGGCTATAACCAAACCGAAAAATTACATGACGTAACTGCTCACGCAGAGATGATTGCGATCACCGCCGCGTCAGATAATCTAGGATCTAAATATCTTCAGGATTGCACATTGTACGTAACACTCGAACCTTGTGTCATGTGCGCCGGCGCGCTCTATTGGACGCAAATGAACCGCGTGGTGTTTGGTGCTGCCGATGAAAAGCGTGGATTTTCGAGGCTCGGCAAGGCAATTTTGCACCCCAAAACGACGCTCACAACCGGAATTTTGGCAACCGAATCGCAGGAACTGCTACTCAAATTTTTTAAGAGATTAAGAACATAA